One Acinetobacter pullicarnis DNA segment encodes these proteins:
- a CDS encoding IS6-like element IS1008 family transposase: MSSTGHPNCRRTHFQGEIILWAVRWYCKYGISYRELQEMLAERGINVDHSTIYRWVQRYAPEMEKRLRWYWRNPTDLHSWHMDETYIKVKGRWTYLYRAVDQQGHTIDFYLSARRNSKSAYSFLGKIFNTVKKWQIPRVINTDKAATYGHALSRLKREGKCPVDIEHRQIKYKNNVIECDHGKLKRIIRATLGFKSMKTAYATIKGIEVMRALRKGQASSFYYGQPQGEVCLINRVFGL, translated from the coding sequence TTGTCGTCAACCGGTCATCCTAATTGTCGCCGAACACACTTTCAAGGTGAAATCATTCTTTGGGCTGTTCGTTGGTATTGTAAATATGGCATCAGCTATCGTGAACTTCAAGAAATGCTCGCTGAACGAGGCATAAATGTGGATCACAGTACAATTTATCGTTGGGTTCAGCGTTATGCTCCAGAAATGGAAAAACGGTTACGCTGGTATTGGCGTAATCCTACAGATTTACATTCATGGCATATGGATGAGACTTATATCAAAGTGAAGGGGCGATGGACTTACCTGTATCGTGCAGTTGATCAACAGGGTCATACGATTGACTTTTACCTTTCCGCTAGACGGAACAGTAAATCAGCCTATAGTTTTCTAGGAAAGATCTTCAATACGGTGAAAAAATGGCAAATTCCACGGGTCATCAATACAGATAAAGCAGCGACCTATGGCCATGCTTTATCACGATTAAAGCGAGAAGGAAAATGTCCAGTAGATATTGAGCACAGGCAGATTAAGTATAAAAATAATGTCATTGAATGTGATCATGGTAAGTTAAAGCGAATCATCAGGGCCACATTAGGATTCAAATCTATGAAGACTGCTTATGCCACAATTAAAGGTATTGAAGTCATGCGTGCACTACGTAAAGGACAAGCATCGTCATTTTATTATGGTCAGCCTCAGGGTGAAGTGTGTCTAATCAACAGGGTTTTCGGTCTCTAA
- a CDS encoding ATP-binding protein, producing MTSSVALLLKELRLPAFVRHYEKLWQTAVEKGWSHSDYLAALCEYELAERFTRRTQSWVREGRLAPGKTLSTLDNSVLSRTNQALIAKLHQDLSWAHHADNILLIGPSGTGKTHIANALGYRLIEQGIRCKLFPAIGLVQQLQQAKRELDLMSEMSKLDKYQVIIIDDIGYVKKPMQKPRYCLNLSRIDMKAVA from the coding sequence TTGACTTCCTCCGTTGCATTACTGCTCAAAGAATTAAGGCTGCCGGCGTTCGTCAGGCACTATGAAAAACTCTGGCAAACCGCGGTAGAAAAAGGCTGGTCGCACAGTGACTACCTTGCGGCATTATGCGAATACGAGCTCGCAGAGCGCTTTACACGGCGCACACAAAGCTGGGTACGCGAAGGGAGGCTGGCACCGGGAAAAACCTTAAGCACTCTGGATAACAGCGTGCTCAGCCGGACAAATCAAGCGCTCATCGCCAAGTTGCACCAAGACCTGTCCTGGGCACATCACGCCGATAATATCCTGCTGATTGGCCCCAGTGGCACCGGCAAAACACACATAGCCAATGCATTGGGTTACCGGCTGATTGAGCAAGGCATACGCTGCAAACTGTTTCCAGCCATTGGCTTGGTACAACAGTTACAACAAGCCAAGCGCGAACTGGATCTGATGAGCGAGATGAGCAAGCTGGATAAGTATCAGGTGATCATCATTGATGACATTGGTTATGTGAAAAAACCGATGCAGAAACCCAGGTACTGTTTGAATTTATCGCGCATCGATATGAAAGCGGTAGCCTGA
- a CDS encoding ATP-binding protein, whose translation MITANHPFSAWDQIFPDSMMTVAAIDRLIHHATIIELEGESYRKQHQLKQAGSRKNEKNLTGHHN comes from the coding sequence ATCATCACAGCCAATCACCCGTTTAGTGCATGGGATCAGATCTTCCCAGACAGCATGATGACGGTAGCGGCCATAGATCGGCTGATCCACCACGCGACAATTATAGAATTAGAAGGAGAAAGCTATCGAAAACAACATCAGTTAAAACAAGCTGGAAGTAGGAAAAATGAGAAAAACCTAACCGGCCATCATAATTGA
- the msrA gene encoding peptide-methionine (S)-S-oxide reductase MsrA: MKLDYVIVAGGCFWGLEDLLRSLDGVTSTKVGYSGGDFDDPTYADIITGKTGHAEAVRVEYDQDEISLEEILHYFFKIHDPTTKNRQGNDVGTSYRSAAFYRDDAQKAIIENVIDEVNEIGRFENPVVTTVALEKEFYDAEEYHQNYLKKNPHGYTCHFERD; encoded by the coding sequence ATGAAACTAGATTATGTGATCGTTGCCGGAGGGTGTTTTTGGGGTCTCGAAGACCTCCTTAGGAGTCTGGACGGTGTGACGTCAACGAAGGTGGGCTACTCTGGCGGAGATTTTGATGATCCTACCTACGCCGATATTATAACAGGGAAAACGGGGCACGCCGAAGCGGTTCGCGTGGAATACGACCAAGACGAAATATCTCTCGAAGAGATTCTACATTACTTTTTCAAAATCCATGATCCGACTACGAAGAATCGCCAAGGAAATGATGTTGGCACTTCGTATCGCTCGGCAGCGTTCTATCGTGACGATGCACAGAAAGCGATTATCGAAAACGTGATTGATGAGGTCAATGAGATCGGTCGCTTCGAGAATCCCGTGGTCACGACGGTAGCCTTGGAAAAAGAGTTTTATGACGCTGAGGAGTATCACCAAAACTATTTGAAGAAGAATCCCCACGGGTACACGTGCCATTTTGAGAGAGATTAA
- a CDS encoding glutaredoxin, producing MNQTKEEKMKELKNVVIYTKDHCPFSKRVKEYLTSEKVDFKQIRVDDDPKTYDELKKKTNLQTVPQVFVDGKFIGSATDFFAWIDS from the coding sequence ATGAATCAAACGAAAGAGGAAAAAATGAAAGAACTTAAGAACGTTGTCATCTACACAAAAGACCATTGTCCGTTTAGTAAACGCGTGAAGGAGTACTTAACTTCTGAAAAAGTTGATTTTAAACAAATTCGCGTGGATGACGATCCCAAGACTTATGATGAGTTGAAGAAAAAAACCAACCTTCAAACTGTTCCGCAAGTTTTTGTGGATGGAAAATTCATTGGTAGCGCGACTGACTTCTTCGCGTGGATTGATAGCTAA
- the msrB gene encoding peptide-methionine (R)-S-oxide reductase MsrB, translating into MFNWESINNYLDNGTPAPPRKVEKSEEEWKKILTPAQFNVMRKKGTERPHTGELCSFYEAGRYACAGCDTELFDSNVKFDSGTGWPSFSEPVADNVIQYELDTTYGRRIEVLCNVCEAHLGHVFPDGPEPWGSILHQLESLKFVE; encoded by the coding sequence ATGTTCAACTGGGAAAGCATTAACAACTATCTCGATAACGGCACTCCCGCTCCTCCTAGAAAAGTAGAAAAGAGCGAGGAAGAGTGGAAAAAAATTCTGACGCCCGCTCAATTTAATGTCATGCGGAAGAAAGGCACCGAGCGCCCTCACACTGGGGAACTCTGTTCATTTTATGAGGCAGGACGGTATGCCTGCGCGGGCTGCGACACTGAACTGTTTGATTCGAACGTTAAGTTTGATTCGGGAACAGGTTGGCCGAGTTTTTCTGAGCCCGTCGCCGACAACGTAATTCAATATGAACTGGACACGACTTACGGACGAAGAATCGAAGTGCTATGCAATGTGTGCGAAGCCCACTTAGGGCACGTTTTTCCAGATGGTCCTGAGCCCTGGGGCTCGATTCTGCATCAACTCGAGTCATTGAAGTTTGTAGAATAA
- a CDS encoding glutaredoxin family protein yields the protein MLIKLFGHKDCHKTKIYQSYLKEKGIEFDFLDVHEDDAAADELRSLYTTGKLNFPTILVGTKKLRNPKFKDLDKWLEASMKTRSFFEDCN from the coding sequence GTGTTGATTAAGCTGTTCGGTCATAAAGACTGCCATAAAACCAAGATTTACCAGTCGTACTTGAAAGAAAAAGGAATCGAGTTTGATTTTTTAGATGTTCACGAAGACGACGCGGCAGCTGATGAACTGCGATCCCTTTATACTACTGGAAAGTTAAATTTCCCGACAATACTGGTTGGGACAAAGAAGCTGAGAAACCCCAAGTTCAAGGATCTCGACAAGTGGTTGGAAGCTTCGATGAAAACGAGATCTTTTTTTGAGGATTGTAATTAG
- a CDS encoding antibiotic biosynthesis monooxygenase family protein, producing the protein MIIAVVRSRVAKEHGGEFERRYAEMSALVEAIPGYGSHERFSSPNGEDVLIVEFLTREAFDAWDKHPEHKKAKMLGKDYIFESYDVKVGEVFERHTKPEVKL; encoded by the coding sequence ATGATTATAGCAGTTGTCCGCAGTCGTGTTGCCAAGGAGCACGGTGGGGAGTTTGAAAGAAGATACGCCGAGATGTCCGCGCTTGTCGAAGCCATTCCTGGTTACGGAAGCCATGAGCGGTTTTCTTCTCCTAACGGTGAAGATGTTCTAATTGTCGAGTTCCTTACCAGAGAAGCTTTCGATGCTTGGGATAAGCATCCCGAACACAAAAAAGCCAAGATGCTTGGCAAAGACTACATTTTTGAATCGTACGACGTGAAGGTCGGAGAAGTTTTTGAACGGCACACAAAGCCGGAGGTGAAATTATGA
- a CDS encoding thiolase family protein, with amino-acid sequence MTAYRDVSSEELMTASLKSLVDRYNLEGKTVGDVALGAVMHSSANWNLAREVVQSSGLHPNTPAYNVQRACGTSLENTIQIAHKISSHQIESGIAGG; translated from the coding sequence ATGACCGCATATCGAGACGTCTCAAGTGAAGAACTAATGACGGCGAGCCTAAAGAGTTTAGTTGATAGATATAACTTGGAAGGAAAAACTGTGGGCGATGTAGCCTTAGGAGCTGTCATGCACAGCTCGGCTAACTGGAATTTGGCTCGTGAAGTCGTTCAATCCTCCGGTTTGCATCCAAACACTCCGGCATATAACGTGCAACGTGCTTGCGGAACGAGCTTGGAAAATACGATTCAGATTGCTCACAAAATTTCTAGCCACCAAATTGAAAGTGGCATTGCGGGCGGTTGA